The Cloacibacterium sp. TD35 region ATACCATTCCGAAAGAAATTTTAAAAAAAGGAGAGAATATCATTGCAGTAAAGGTTAATGACACTGGTGGTGGCGGTGGTTTGTGGAGTAATGATGATGAGGTGAAATTAGTCACTGCTCAAAAAAGTATTCCATTAGCAGGAAATTGGAAATTTGCTGTAGAAAAAATTTATGCAGCCATCAATCAAAATGAATTTCCTTCTTTGATTTACAATGCCATGATTCACCCGATTGAGGATTTCAAAATCTCGGGAATGCTCTGGTACCAAGGAGAATCAAATGCAGAGAGAGCTTATGAATATAACCAAAGTTTCCCATTGTTGATTAACAGTTGGAGACAGAGATTTGGAGAAAACTTACCTTTTTATTTCGTTCAATTAGCTACTTTTAATACTAAAGGCGATAGCAATGAAGGTTGCGATTGGTGTGAGGTGAGAGATGCTCAACTGAATACTACCAAAATGAAAAACACAGGAATGGTAGTAACTACAGATGTTGGAAATCCGAATGATATTCACCCAAGAAATAAAAAAACAGTAGGAGAAAGATTGGCTAATTTAGCCTTGAATAATGGACTTAAAAGCCCAATTTATCAAAAATCAACGGTAAAAGGAAATAAAATTACCATCAGTTTTAATACAAAAGAAAAATTAGTTTCTAAAAATAATGAAATCTTAAAAGGTTTTGAAATTGCAGGAAATGACCAAAAATTCTATCCAGCAAAAGCAGAAATTAAGAAAAATAAAATTGTAGTTACATGCGAAAAGGTAAGCAATCCCGTTGCTGTAAGATATGGCTGGAAAGGAGATGATTCAGAAATTAATCTTTTCACCGAAAAAGGACTGCCTATAGCGCCTTTTAGAACAGATTCTTTCAAGACTTCTACTGAAAACAAGAAATATCAGTTCGAGTTAAAATAATTTTAATCAAGAATTAAAATATGAAAACAAAAAACATTTCTACCATTGTGTTTATACTTTTTGCATCGTTTTTATTCTCACAAACCATCGATGTAATGAGTTTTAACATCAGATTAGCAAGCGTAGATGATGGCGAAAACCATTGGAACATTAGAAAAGATAAAGTAAAAGACCTTATTTCTTATTACGAAGCAGATTTCGTGGGCTTACAAGAAGCACAGAAGCCTCAGATTGATTATTTATTAGATAACATTTCGGCCTATAGTTTTTTAGGAAAACCCCGAACGGATGAAGCCGATGCGGAATATTCTTGCATTTTTTATCTGAAAAATAAGTATAAAGTTCTGGAACAAAATACGTTTTGGCTTTCAGAAAACCCCGAGAAATCAGGTAAATCATGGGATGCAGCATATCCTAGAATCGTTACGTATGCTCTTTTCGAAAATATAAAAACCAAAAAGAAAGTTTGGGTACTGAATACGCATTTTGACCATGTAGGTGTAATTGCAAGACAGAAATCTGCGGAAATCATTCTAGAAAAAATTAAAGCATTACAGAAGAAAAGAAATGTTCCCGTAGTTCTTACGGGTGATTTTAATTCCTTAGAAAGTTATTCATGGATGAAACCACTTTTTGAAAACTTACAAGAAGCCAGAAGCAATAGCATCACAAAACCTTACGCCGAAAAAGCAACTTGGAATGGTTTTAAATTCAATGAAAAACTTACCGAACAAATAGATTTTATTTTTACTTCAAAAACCAATACGAAAGTTATAAAATACAGAACAATCACAGACTTCTATGACCATAAATATCCGTCTGATCATTTTCCTATTGTAGCAAAAATACAATTGAAATAATCTAAAAAAATATAAAAAAGCCTTCTCAAAACGAGAAGGCTTTTTTGTTTTACAACATTTTGAAAATTCTTTTTTTTAAAAAAATAAATCAACAAGCAGCTCCCCTTTTTAATGAGTATACTTTTAAATTTTCAATATAAAAAATAGTAAATGCTATGAATTGCATAGGGGTGTATTGAAAAAATTCTCAATAAAACGTTGTCTGCATTATTTTTTTTGTATAGAGGTTGTAACATCATGATTTTCATGCAATTAAAAAGTAAATAAAATTTGAAGAAGAGAAATATGCCAGAAATTTGATATGTTTTTTTTAAAAATATTCAATTTCGTTAATCTAAGGTTAAAAAAATGTTAAAAATAGTTAAACCAAAACCAGAAAAATTAACCTTTTTTAACTCAGATGACACGCTTTAAAGCCCTATGAATAATGGGAAAATTAAAATAGTTTTTAGAAATTTTTTTTATTTACAAAAAAAAATTAACTTTTTTGTCTCAAATTGAGAAATAAACAAAAACTATATTGTATGAAAAAACAAATTGTTAGTTTAATCAGTCTCTCAATGGTTCTTTCAGCTGCTGTTTTACAGGGGCAAGAAAAAAGAGATTCTCTTAAAGAAAAAGCTATTGAAGAGGTTGTTTTAGTTAATGTAGGTTATGGTACGCAGAAAAAAAGCGTAGTTACAGGAGCTATTTCTAAGGTTACATCTAAGGACTTAGAAAAAGTTCCTAATGGTAGTGTAGGTCAGATGTTACAAGGTAGAACGTCAGGGCTTACCATTGCAAGTAATTCAGGAGCACCTGGTGCAGTGGCTACCATCAGAGTAAGAGGTATTACTACTTTTGCAGGAGCAAATGATCCTTTATTTGTAGTAGACGGAGTGCAAATGGATAATCCTCAGGATGTAGCTGCTATCAATCAAGCAGATATAGAATCTATGGAGGTTTTAAAAGATGCGGCTTCTGCGGCTATTTATGGGGTTACTGCAGCAAAAGGGGTAGTAATCATCACGACTAAAAAAGGTAGAAAAGGTAAAATGTCACTTAACTATAATGGTTATGTAAGTGCTTCATCTCCTTCTAAAGTAATTAAGGTTCTTAATGCAACAGAATTTGCAACGCTTATCAACGAAAGAACAGTTGCAGGTGGAGGAAACATAGTTTTCCCAGATTTATCTATCTTAGGTTTAGGAACAGACTGGCAAAAACAAGTCTTTAACACTGCTGCTATGGGTAATAACCATGAAGTGAGCATTAGTGGTGCTAATGACAAGTCTGATTACTTCTTATCTTTTGGTTTACAAGACCAAGAAGGTATCGTAGCGAGTGATATTTCTAAATTTAATAAGAAAACAGTTAGAATCAATTCTAATCATAAAGTAAATGACTTCTTAACCGTAGGGGAAAGCTTCTTCTATACCTATAGAAAAAGTGTAGGAATTGGTAATGAAAATAACGAATTTGGAGGGGTATTAAGTGATGCTATCATGTTTGACCCAACTATTCCTGTAATTGAAACAGATCCAATTAGACTTACTCAGGCTCCTTACAATGCATCTAATTATATTCTTAGAGATCCTAGTGGAAACCCTTATGGCATGTCACTTATTTCTACTCAAGAAATTGTAAACCCTGTAGCTTTCATTAAAACAAGACTT contains the following coding sequences:
- a CDS encoding endonuclease/exonuclease/phosphatase family protein, translated to MKTKNISTIVFILFASFLFSQTIDVMSFNIRLASVDDGENHWNIRKDKVKDLISYYEADFVGLQEAQKPQIDYLLDNISAYSFLGKPRTDEADAEYSCIFYLKNKYKVLEQNTFWLSENPEKSGKSWDAAYPRIVTYALFENIKTKKKVWVLNTHFDHVGVIARQKSAEIILEKIKALQKKRNVPVVLTGDFNSLESYSWMKPLFENLQEARSNSITKPYAEKATWNGFKFNEKLTEQIDFIFTSKTNTKVIKYRTITDFYDHKYPSDHFPIVAKIQLK